A genomic window from Candidatus Kouleothrix ribensis includes:
- a CDS encoding helix-hairpin-helix domain-containing protein → MDLDQKLDILAPAARFDACDSFSQSGRRYTPKKAVWGDSATASESGPDGRARPVMRLLMSSTCEWNCAYCPLRAGNDSPRAALTPEELAKVFLPRYQHGSVQGLFLSTGVDGGAPAATSALLDGVEYLRTHHQYAGYVHLKLLPGTPLSEVERAARLADRLSLNLEAPSHERLQQISPERDWAGDLITRLVWARDWQRAGLIKSGLATQFVVGAAGESDRELLLTTAWLYRELELRRVYFGAFRPAADTPLAQQAPTPFVREQRLKEADWLLRHYGFGTGELPYDPAGDLPLHIDPKLAWALAHPERFPIELNTANHDELLRVPGLGPISIKRIERLRRIGRFREPAQLKGLGAAATRAQDFVTLSGRFFGRDPLARARHYAPRGPIAEQLTLW, encoded by the coding sequence ATGGATCTCGACCAGAAACTCGACATCCTCGCGCCGGCGGCACGCTTCGATGCATGCGACTCGTTTAGCCAGAGTGGGCGGCGCTACACGCCGAAGAAAGCCGTGTGGGGCGACAGCGCCACCGCGAGCGAGAGCGGGCCTGACGGCCGCGCCCGGCCGGTGATGCGCCTGCTGATGAGCAGCACGTGCGAGTGGAACTGCGCCTACTGCCCGCTGCGCGCAGGCAACGATAGCCCGCGTGCGGCGCTCACGCCCGAAGAGCTGGCCAAGGTGTTCCTGCCGCGCTACCAGCACGGCAGCGTGCAGGGGCTGTTTCTATCGACCGGCGTTGACGGCGGCGCACCGGCAGCCACCAGCGCGCTGCTCGATGGTGTCGAGTACTTACGCACGCACCACCAGTATGCCGGTTATGTCCACTTGAAGCTACTGCCGGGCACACCGCTGAGCGAGGTCGAGCGCGCGGCGCGCCTGGCCGATCGCCTGAGCCTGAACCTCGAGGCACCCTCGCACGAGCGGCTACAGCAGATCTCGCCCGAGCGCGACTGGGCCGGCGACCTGATCACCCGGCTGGTGTGGGCGCGCGACTGGCAGCGCGCCGGCCTGATTAAGAGCGGCCTGGCAACCCAATTTGTGGTCGGTGCTGCCGGCGAGAGCGACCGCGAGCTGCTGCTAACCACGGCCTGGCTGTATCGCGAGCTCGAGCTGCGGCGCGTGTACTTTGGCGCGTTCCGCCCGGCCGCCGACACGCCGCTGGCTCAGCAGGCGCCCACACCGTTCGTGCGCGAGCAGCGGCTGAAAGAGGCCGACTGGCTGCTGCGCCACTACGGCTTCGGCACCGGCGAGCTGCCGTACGACCCAGCCGGCGACCTACCGCTGCACATCGACCCGAAGCTGGCCTGGGCGCTGGCGCACCCCGAGCGCTTCCCGATCGAGCTGAATACGGCCAACCACGACGAACTGCTGCGCGTGCCGGGGCTCGGGCCGATCAGCATCAAGCGCATCGAGCGGCTGCGGCGGATCGGCCGCTTTCGCGAGCCGGCCCAGCTCAAAGGCCTGGGCGCCGCCGCCACCCGCGCGCAAGATTTTGTCACGCTGAGCGGGCGCTTCTTCGGCCGCGACCCACTCGCACGAGCGCGGCACTACGCCCCGCGCGGCCCGATCGCCGAGCAGCTGACCCTATGGTAG
- a CDS encoding heavy-metal-associated domain-containing protein, which translates to MAVEYLLVPAITGTQSVRAISAAVGAVTGVRLVTVSIADKRVRVEHDRRTSLAALIKAIEDAGYTPVAVLS; encoded by the coding sequence ATGGCAGTCGAATACTTGCTGGTGCCGGCGATCACCGGCACGCAGAGCGTACGAGCAATTAGCGCTGCGGTTGGTGCCGTTACCGGCGTGCGGCTCGTGACCGTGAGCATCGCCGATAAGCGCGTGCGCGTCGAGCACGATCGGCGCACCAGCCTGGCGGCCCTGATCAAAGCGATCGAAGACGCCGGGTATACCCCGGTAGCCGTGCTCAGCTAG
- the guaB gene encoding IMP dehydrogenase — MIDWDDKFARDGLTFDDVLLVPAESHILPSHVDVGTQLTRTIRLNIPITSSAMDTVTEHRLAIALAREGGMGFVHKNMSIDDQAAMVRKVKRSESGMITDPITMAPDKTVGDALDLMAEYRISGIPITNAERDLVGILTNRDLRFETDRSRPIRELMTAQNLVTVPEGITLEQAKEILHKHRIEKLLVVDRRGRLSGMITVKDIMKQIEHPHASKDEHGRLRVGAAIGASGDFLERAAALVRLGTDVLAIDTAHGHAQGVLDAVLRVREAFPQVQLIAGNVSTGSGAAALCERGVDAVKVGQGPGSICTTRVVSGAGMPQITAIAECARVAERFGVPVIADGGIKYSGDIAKALAAGAHTVMIGSLFAGTEESPGETILYEGRSYKSYRGMGSIGAMQRGSGDRYFQSSGEGKKLVAEGIEGMVPYKGPLSDTIFQLVGGLRSGMGYVGADDVESLRRNARFIRISMAGLIESHPHDVTITKEAPNYERR, encoded by the coding sequence ATGATTGATTGGGACGACAAATTCGCACGCGATGGGCTGACATTCGACGATGTGCTGCTGGTACCGGCCGAGTCGCATATATTGCCGTCGCATGTAGACGTTGGCACGCAGCTGACCCGCACAATTCGCCTGAACATCCCGATCACCAGCTCGGCGATGGACACCGTCACCGAACACCGCCTGGCAATTGCGCTGGCGCGCGAGGGCGGCATGGGCTTTGTACACAAGAACATGTCGATCGACGATCAGGCCGCTATGGTGCGCAAGGTCAAGCGCTCAGAGAGCGGTATGATCACCGATCCGATCACCATGGCGCCCGACAAGACCGTCGGCGACGCGCTCGACCTGATGGCCGAGTACAGGATCTCGGGCATCCCGATCACCAACGCCGAGCGCGATCTGGTCGGTATCCTGACCAACCGCGATCTGCGGTTCGAGACCGACCGCAGCCGGCCGATCCGCGAGCTGATGACTGCGCAGAATCTGGTGACGGTTCCCGAGGGCATTACGCTCGAGCAGGCTAAAGAGATCCTGCACAAGCACCGGATCGAGAAGCTGCTGGTGGTCGACCGGCGTGGCCGGCTTTCGGGCATGATTACCGTCAAGGATATCATGAAGCAGATCGAGCACCCACACGCCAGCAAAGACGAGCATGGCCGCCTGCGGGTCGGCGCGGCGATCGGCGCCTCGGGCGATTTCCTCGAGCGTGCCGCCGCGCTGGTGCGGCTCGGCACCGATGTGCTGGCGATCGACACGGCGCATGGCCACGCGCAGGGCGTGCTCGATGCGGTGCTGCGCGTGCGCGAGGCCTTCCCGCAGGTTCAGCTGATCGCCGGCAATGTTTCGACCGGCTCGGGCGCTGCGGCGCTGTGCGAGCGCGGCGTCGACGCGGTGAAGGTTGGGCAGGGGCCGGGCAGCATCTGCACCACGCGGGTTGTTTCGGGCGCGGGTATGCCGCAGATTACTGCGATTGCCGAGTGCGCGCGCGTGGCCGAGCGCTTTGGCGTGCCGGTGATTGCCGATGGCGGCATCAAGTATAGCGGCGATATTGCGAAGGCGCTGGCGGCGGGCGCGCATACCGTGATGATCGGCTCGCTGTTCGCGGGTACCGAAGAGAGCCCAGGCGAGACGATCCTCTACGAGGGCCGCAGCTACAAGAGCTACCGCGGCATGGGTTCGATCGGCGCGATGCAGCGTGGTAGCGGTGATCGCTATTTCCAGAGCAGCGGCGAGGGCAAAAAGCTGGTGGCCGAGGGTATCGAGGGCATGGTTCCGTACAAAGGCCCGTTGAGCGACACGATCTTCCAGCTTGTTGGCGGGCTGCGCTCGGGCATGGGTTACGTCGGGGCCGACGATGTCGAGTCGCTGCGGCGTAACGCGCGCTTCATTCGCATCTCGATGGCTGGCCTGATCGAGAGCCACCCGCACGATGTGACGATCACCAAGGAAGCGCCGAACTACGAGCGCCGCTGA
- a CDS encoding radical SAM protein, protein MRLTELIEPGQQGHSRCQVCQWRCELDVGQLGRCQMRQATPAGIEVLNDGLISAAQFVPIEELRLWHFFPDTSALAVGGWGYAFPADQQRGLYGEIPTDEAKRRRLEPERAAHVALERLSRGVVWSFSDPSVSLEYVTDLLKASRATSRYTALVTPGYATIAALDLFGRYLDGLSLELRAFDDGAYRRLTGVDDWRGVLEFAAHARNAWNCHIEVTTRLHPNVNDHPEQIQAAGAWLRDTLGAHTPWHILPGDAGAAAAASVARARRLAHEAGLLYVYGPEPDQHTRCHQCHAVLIERNSSGGRVVGLNDGLCSQCGADPHMRLSIFKR, encoded by the coding sequence ATGCGCCTTACCGAGCTAATCGAGCCGGGCCAGCAGGGCCATAGCCGTTGCCAGGTGTGCCAGTGGCGCTGCGAGCTGGATGTGGGCCAGCTTGGGCGCTGCCAGATGCGCCAGGCCACGCCGGCGGGGATCGAGGTGCTGAACGACGGCCTGATCAGCGCGGCTCAGTTCGTGCCGATCGAGGAGCTGCGGTTGTGGCATTTCTTCCCCGACACTTCGGCGCTGGCGGTGGGTGGCTGGGGCTACGCCTTCCCGGCCGATCAGCAGCGCGGTTTGTACGGCGAGATTCCTACCGACGAGGCCAAGCGCCGGCGGCTCGAGCCCGAGCGGGCCGCGCATGTCGCACTCGAGCGGTTGAGCCGCGGCGTGGTCTGGAGCTTTAGCGACCCGTCGGTGTCGCTCGAGTATGTGACCGACCTGCTCAAGGCCAGCCGTGCGACCAGCCGCTACACCGCGCTGGTGACGCCGGGCTACGCGACGATCGCCGCGCTCGATCTGTTTGGCCGCTACCTCGACGGCCTCAGCCTCGAGCTGCGCGCATTCGACGATGGGGCCTATCGCCGGCTGACTGGCGTCGACGATTGGCGCGGCGTGCTCGAGTTCGCGGCGCACGCGCGTAATGCCTGGAACTGCCACATTGAAGTGACTACCCGCCTGCACCCGAATGTCAATGATCACCCCGAGCAGATCCAGGCCGCCGGCGCCTGGCTGCGCGATACACTTGGCGCACACACGCCCTGGCACATCCTGCCGGGCGATGCGGGCGCAGCTGCGGCTGCGTCGGTGGCGCGCGCGCGCCGGCTGGCCCACGAGGCCGGCTTGCTGTATGTGTATGGCCCCGAACCCGACCAGCATACCCGCTGCCACCAGTGCCACGCCGTGCTGATCGAGCGCAACAGCTCGGGCGGGCGCGTGGTTGGCCTTAACGACGGCCTGTGCAGCCAGTGCGGCGCCGACCCGCACATGCGGCTCTCGATCTTCAAGCGCTAG
- a CDS encoding HDIG domain-containing protein, with translation MHTEHAEALLREWIESESLRKHCYAVAASLRHFARLQGADDDLWGAVGLLHDLDYERHPNLEQGGHPFVGVAHLRANGWGEEVCRAILSHADYSGVTRESALEKTLYAVDELSGFVTAVALVRPSKSIHDVDLASVRKKMKDKAFARAINREDIVRGAAELNMPLDQLIEQVIAALRGEAERLGLAGAA, from the coding sequence ATGCACACTGAACATGCCGAGGCACTCCTGCGCGAGTGGATCGAGTCCGAGAGCTTGCGCAAGCACTGCTATGCTGTGGCCGCGTCGCTGCGGCATTTCGCGCGGCTGCAAGGCGCCGACGACGACCTGTGGGGCGCGGTGGGGCTGCTGCACGACCTTGATTACGAGCGGCATCCAAACCTCGAGCAGGGCGGGCATCCGTTCGTTGGCGTTGCGCACCTGCGTGCCAACGGCTGGGGCGAGGAGGTCTGCCGCGCGATCCTATCGCACGCCGACTATAGCGGCGTGACGCGCGAGAGCGCGCTCGAGAAGACACTGTACGCAGTCGATGAGCTCTCGGGCTTTGTGACGGCGGTGGCGCTGGTGCGGCCCAGCAAGAGCATCCACGATGTCGATCTGGCCAGTGTTCGGAAGAAGATGAAGGACAAAGCCTTCGCGCGGGCGATCAACCGCGAGGATATTGTGCGCGGTGCCGCCGAGCTGAACATGCCGCTCGATCAGCTAATCGAGCAGGTGATCGCGGCGCTGCGCGGCGAGGCCGAGCGCCTGGGGCTGGCCGGCGCAGCCTGA
- a CDS encoding ClbS/DfsB family four-helix bundle protein yields the protein MAHPHGWRIVTLAWLGAARNHRTPAAPPWPAHLGHNSEEDLDTINEWIYQAYRDRSLGEYRQSFQRMGDTAAALSEQELNEATARLRATHDLAWGAVKMPRS from the coding sequence GTGGCCCACCCGCATGGCTGGCGGATTGTGACGCTGGCCTGGCTCGGCGCGGCCCGCAATCATCGCACCCCGGCTGCGCCGCCCTGGCCGGCACATCTCGGCCATAACAGCGAGGAAGATCTCGACACGATCAACGAGTGGATCTACCAGGCCTACCGCGACCGTTCGCTCGGCGAGTACCGCCAATCGTTCCAACGTATGGGCGACACGGCAGCGGCGCTGAGCGAACAAGAGCTGAACGAGGCCACGGCACGTCTACGCGCGACGCACGATCTGGCTTGGGGTGCTGTGAAAATGCCGAGGTCGTGA
- a CDS encoding DUF4388 domain-containing protein, which translates to MQLEGSLDIFPLRELIEMVTYSSVTGVLEVYADEHIGRLFFSDGRPYHAVAGDLTGVDAVGRMFEQQHAPFRFVADQVDSQATLWIDPWDLIDRGEDLAAKWIYIHQHVPTVDHIPHLVGTLTQSPVHINDTIWPVLAAVDGQRSAREAAEHLNLVLLDTCLALATLSEQGLVTIQPPRVVPVRPSGPPALFAPPSAAAAAAPVDTAEPAAAGFLERLLAEAQGKAQQRPELTDDVAQERKQVYRYVDDRR; encoded by the coding sequence GTGCAACTCGAAGGCTCACTCGACATATTTCCGCTGCGCGAGCTGATCGAAATGGTGACCTATAGCTCGGTCACCGGGGTGTTGGAGGTGTATGCCGACGAGCATATCGGCCGGCTCTTCTTCAGCGACGGGCGCCCCTACCACGCGGTCGCCGGCGATCTGACCGGCGTCGACGCCGTCGGTAGGATGTTTGAGCAGCAGCACGCGCCATTTCGCTTCGTCGCCGACCAGGTCGACTCCCAGGCTACGCTGTGGATCGACCCGTGGGATCTGATCGATCGCGGCGAAGACCTGGCGGCCAAGTGGATCTACATTCACCAGCACGTGCCCACTGTCGACCACATCCCGCATTTGGTGGGTACGCTAACCCAGAGTCCCGTCCACATCAACGATACGATCTGGCCGGTGCTGGCGGCGGTCGATGGCCAGCGCAGCGCGCGCGAGGCCGCCGAGCATCTGAACCTGGTGCTGCTCGATACCTGCCTGGCCCTGGCAACCCTGTCTGAGCAGGGGCTGGTCACTATTCAGCCACCCCGCGTAGTGCCCGTACGCCCCTCCGGGCCACCGGCGCTGTTCGCCCCCCCCTCTGCGGCCGCTGCCGCAGCCCCGGTCGACACGGCTGAGCCCGCTGCCGCCGGCTTCCTCGAGCGCCTGCTCGCCGAGGCCCAGGGCAAGGCGCAGCAGCGACCGGAGCTTACTGATGACGTCGCGCAAGAGCGCAAACAAGTTTATCGCTACGTCGACGACCGCCGCTGA
- the aroF gene encoding 3-deoxy-7-phosphoheptulonate synthase: MLIVMDAHATAEQIEQICRAIADLGYEPHPMPGPTRTAIGIIGNRGPIVDADQLGRLPGVRELISVTAPYKLVSREFHEADTIVRVGAELGAAQPVEIGGLAVAVIAGPCTVESRAQLLDTAHAVHQAGAIMLRGGAYKPRTSPYAFQGLGFEGLRLLAEARELTGMPIVTEIMDSEMLPMVLASADMLQVGARNMQNYPLLKAVGRSGRPVLLKRGFAATVKDLLLAAEYIMAEGNPHVVLCERGIRTFDDSARFTLDLQAVPLIKQLSHLPVIVDPSHASGRADRVVPMARAAVAAGADGLIVEVHHAPALAACDGEQALTPPAFTAMIAQVERIATAIDRPLAVPAGNVGLLHM, translated from the coding sequence ATGCTGATCGTTATGGATGCCCATGCCACCGCCGAGCAGATCGAGCAGATTTGCCGCGCCATCGCCGATCTGGGCTACGAACCACACCCCATGCCTGGCCCGACCCGCACGGCGATCGGCATCATCGGCAACCGCGGCCCGATTGTCGATGCCGACCAACTGGGCCGGCTGCCGGGCGTGCGCGAGCTGATCAGCGTCACTGCGCCATACAAGCTGGTGTCGCGCGAGTTTCACGAGGCCGATACAATCGTGCGCGTCGGCGCCGAGCTGGGCGCGGCCCAGCCGGTCGAGATCGGTGGCCTGGCCGTGGCGGTGATCGCCGGCCCGTGTACCGTCGAGAGCCGCGCCCAGCTGCTCGACACTGCCCATGCGGTACACCAGGCCGGCGCGATCATGCTGCGTGGCGGCGCGTATAAGCCGCGTACCTCGCCATATGCCTTCCAGGGCCTCGGGTTCGAGGGCCTGCGCCTGCTGGCCGAGGCGCGCGAGCTGACCGGTATGCCGATTGTGACGGAGATCATGGACTCCGAAATGCTGCCGATGGTGCTGGCCAGCGCCGATATGCTCCAGGTTGGCGCGCGCAATATGCAGAATTACCCGCTGCTCAAGGCGGTGGGCCGGAGCGGCCGGCCGGTGCTGCTGAAGCGCGGCTTTGCTGCCACCGTTAAGGATCTGCTGCTGGCAGCCGAATATATCATGGCCGAGGGCAACCCGCATGTTGTACTGTGCGAGCGCGGTATTCGCACCTTCGACGATAGCGCGCGCTTCACGCTCGATCTGCAGGCCGTACCGCTGATCAAACAGCTCTCGCATTTGCCGGTGATCGTCGATCCTTCACACGCCAGCGGCCGGGCCGACCGGGTGGTGCCCATGGCGCGCGCGGCGGTGGCGGCCGGCGCCGATGGCCTGATCGTCGAAGTGCATCACGCGCCGGCGCTGGCCGCCTGCGATGGCGAGCAGGCGCTCACGCCGCCGGCATTCACTGCGATGATTGCCCAGGTCGAGCGGATCGCCACAGCGATCGACCGGCCGCTGGCGGTGCCTGCCGGCAATGTAGGCTTACTCCATATGTAG
- a CDS encoding acyl-CoA-binding protein produces the protein MSDLRARFESAAKAAQSLAKRPDNDTLLQLYALYKQATSGDAAGSRPGFTDFVGRAKYDAWVKLKGTGTDQAMQQYIALVERLK, from the coding sequence ATGAGCGATCTGCGCGCCCGCTTCGAGTCCGCCGCTAAAGCTGCCCAAAGCCTGGCCAAGCGCCCCGACAACGACACTCTGCTGCAGCTGTATGCGCTGTATAAGCAGGCGACCAGCGGGGATGCGGCCGGCAGCCGGCCCGGTTTCACCGATTTTGTCGGCCGGGCCAAGTATGATGCCTGGGTGAAGCTCAAGGGCACCGGCACCGATCAGGCCATGCAGCAGTATATCGCGCTGGTCGAGCGGCTGAAGTAG
- a CDS encoding glycosyltransferase family 4 protein, with the protein MHIAINAHLLAHTRSFRRAGVSNYVEALLTQLGQIDHTNRYSVYTTRGLSNADLGLPPNFSVKPSRLPTINPRLRIPWEQLYAPLMLRASHADVFHGVLNVAPTLSGVPSVITIHDLAFLSFPQTFRRVNRSYLTWATRVSARRATRILAVSEATKREIVRLLGVPPEKIIVTYDACDARFTPPDAARLAAFRQRAGLPERFILFLGTLEPRKNLPTLLEAYARIASATDAPLLIGGGKGWLYDEIFAKAEALNLGDRVRFVGYIDAAEQALWYAAATVFAFPSLYEGFGMPPLEAMACGTPVVTSTSSSLPEVVGEAGLTADPGDPDAIGAALLRVLRDADLRADLRERGLRQARRFSWRDTAERTLGAYQAAAGSRAPLAEQAGKKER; encoded by the coding sequence ATGCATATTGCAATCAACGCCCACCTGCTGGCACATACGCGCAGCTTTCGGCGCGCCGGCGTGTCGAACTATGTCGAGGCCCTGCTGACGCAGCTTGGGCAGATCGACCACACAAACCGCTACAGCGTCTACACCACGCGCGGCCTCAGCAATGCCGACCTGGGCCTGCCACCAAATTTTAGCGTGAAGCCGAGCCGGCTGCCAACCATCAACCCGCGCCTGCGTATTCCCTGGGAGCAGCTCTACGCGCCGCTGATGCTGCGCGCGAGCCACGCCGATGTATTTCACGGCGTGCTGAATGTCGCGCCAACCCTAAGTGGCGTGCCGAGCGTAATCACCATCCACGACCTGGCGTTCCTGAGCTTCCCACAAACATTTCGGCGCGTTAATCGCAGCTACCTCACATGGGCCACACGCGTGTCGGCGCGGCGCGCCACGCGCATCCTGGCGGTGTCCGAGGCCACCAAGCGCGAGATCGTGCGCCTGCTGGGCGTGCCCCCCGAGAAGATCATTGTCACCTACGACGCCTGCGACGCACGCTTCACGCCGCCCGACGCAGCTCGGCTGGCGGCCTTCCGGCAGCGCGCCGGCCTGCCCGAGCGCTTCATCCTGTTCCTGGGCACGCTCGAGCCGCGTAAGAACCTGCCGACCCTGCTCGAGGCCTACGCGCGCATCGCCAGCGCAACCGACGCGCCGCTGCTGATTGGTGGCGGCAAGGGCTGGCTATACGACGAGATTTTCGCCAAGGCCGAGGCGCTGAACCTGGGCGATCGGGTGCGCTTTGTCGGCTATATCGACGCGGCCGAGCAGGCGCTCTGGTATGCTGCGGCAACCGTGTTCGCGTTCCCATCGCTGTACGAGGGCTTTGGCATGCCGCCGCTCGAGGCCATGGCCTGCGGCACGCCAGTGGTTACCTCTACCAGCAGCAGCCTGCCCGAGGTTGTGGGCGAGGCCGGCCTGACCGCCGACCCCGGCGACCCCGATGCGATCGGCGCGGCGCTGCTGCGTGTGCTGCGCGATGCCGATCTGCGCGCCGACTTGCGCGAGCGCGGGCTGCGCCAGGCCCGGCGCTTCTCGTGGCGCGACACGGCCGAGCGCACGCTTGGCGCCTACCAGGCGGCGGCAGGCAGCCGCGCGCCGCTGGCCGAGCAGGCCGGCAAGAAAGAACGCTAA
- the lepB gene encoding signal peptidase I, which produces MDDSPLRRGANFEPSPQTAANAPTSTAGWEQAPAEHDERRSANVRGVLKELLETAIFILLVFLIVRGVIQNFKIEGQSMEPNFHTGQYILVNKIVYFHFDLNAPLRLLPGNADLAAQVVYPFHMPRRGEVVVFEYPRDMSKDYIKRVIGLPGDQVVIKDGQVFVNDQLLDEPYLNGVATTCRGDDPCNFGQTITVPFGTVFVMGDNRNNSSDSREWGALPLDGIIGKAWVSYWPREYWGTIPAATYTTQP; this is translated from the coding sequence ATGGATGATTCCCCCCTGCGGCGCGGCGCAAACTTCGAGCCATCGCCGCAAACGGCAGCCAACGCGCCTACCTCTACCGCCGGCTGGGAGCAAGCCCCCGCAGAGCACGACGAGCGCAGGTCGGCTAATGTGCGCGGTGTGCTCAAAGAGCTACTCGAAACCGCGATCTTCATTCTGCTGGTATTCCTGATCGTGCGCGGCGTGATCCAGAACTTCAAGATCGAGGGCCAGAGTATGGAGCCGAATTTCCATACCGGCCAGTATATCCTCGTCAATAAGATCGTCTATTTCCACTTCGACCTGAACGCGCCGCTGCGCCTGCTGCCCGGCAATGCCGACCTGGCCGCCCAGGTGGTGTACCCCTTCCATATGCCGCGGCGCGGCGAGGTGGTGGTGTTCGAATATCCACGCGACATGAGCAAAGACTATATCAAGCGCGTGATTGGCCTGCCGGGCGACCAGGTTGTGATCAAAGACGGCCAGGTATTCGTCAATGATCAGCTGCTCGACGAGCCGTACCTCAACGGCGTGGCGACCACTTGCCGCGGCGATGACCCGTGCAATTTCGGCCAGACGATCACGGTGCCGTTCGGCACGGTGTTCGTGATGGGTGATAATCGCAACAATAGTAGCGACTCGCGCGAGTGGGGCGCGCTGCCGCTCGACGGGATCATCGGCAAGGCCTGGGTCTCGTATTGGCCGCGCGAATACTGGGGCACCATCCCAGCCGCCACGTATACAACCCAGCCGTGA
- the rlmB gene encoding 23S rRNA (guanosine(2251)-2'-O)-methyltransferase RlmB, with protein sequence MTDLLYGRNAVREALRARRRSFQRLMVSSGAQEAGTLGEVVKLAEKEGVPVERVDRHELDRKLREANHQGAALECGPYPYAELPDCLALADERREPALLLLLDHLQDPQNVGTLIRTAEVVGVHGVVLPGRRAAEVTPAVVNASSGATEHLRVVVVNNLAQAIGELQKAGVWVVGVEADDRAQEFDRVDLDMPLGLVIGAEGPGLARLTRERCDFLIKLPMHGQIASLNAAVAGSIVLYHAWRARGKQRV encoded by the coding sequence ATGACAGATCTGCTCTATGGCCGTAATGCCGTTCGCGAGGCGCTGCGGGCACGCCGGCGATCATTTCAACGCCTGATGGTCTCGTCGGGCGCGCAAGAGGCCGGCACGCTCGGCGAGGTGGTTAAGCTGGCCGAGAAGGAGGGCGTGCCAGTCGAGCGGGTTGATCGGCACGAGCTCGATCGCAAGCTGCGCGAGGCGAACCACCAGGGCGCCGCGCTGGAGTGTGGGCCGTACCCATACGCCGAGCTACCCGACTGCCTGGCGCTGGCCGACGAGCGCCGCGAGCCGGCGCTGCTGCTGCTGCTCGACCACCTGCAAGATCCGCAGAACGTTGGCACGCTCATCCGCACGGCCGAGGTCGTCGGCGTGCATGGCGTGGTGCTGCCGGGGCGGCGCGCGGCCGAGGTGACGCCTGCAGTGGTGAATGCCTCGTCGGGCGCGACCGAGCACCTGCGCGTGGTGGTGGTGAACAACCTGGCCCAGGCGATCGGCGAGCTTCAGAAGGCCGGCGTGTGGGTGGTGGGGGTAGAGGCTGATGATCGTGCCCAGGAGTTCGATCGAGTCGACCTGGATATGCCGCTAGGCCTGGTGATCGGCGCCGAAGGGCCGGGGCTGGCGCGGCTTACGCGCGAGCGCTGCGACTTTCTGATCAAGCTGCCTATGCATGGCCAGATCGCGTCGCTCAACGCGGCGGTGGCCGGATCAATTGTCCTGTACCACGCCTGGCGCGCGCGTGGAAAACAGCGAGTGTGA